AATGAAAAATTCGATTGATAAATAATACGCTCCTTCGTAATGATACAAGGATGTGTGGCCGCTCTCTAGGTAAAAGCGTTTGGATGCTTCGATAAAGTCTTCGAAGTCATTAAACTTGACCATCATGTCAAGAATTCCTAAATCATTTTCGATTAAGTGTGGTTCAGTTTTATTTTCATTCATAGTTTCAGTATGTTGGCTCATAATATCCAGTATATGTTCTGCTGGATCGAACCCCTCTTCATCAAAATTTTCCATATCATCAGCGTCACCTTTGCTTATAAATAATTCAAGGCCGCTTCCTTTTGGCAGCACTTGGAAAGTGATGGCATCTGTTTCCAGAAATTGATTCTCAACATCCACTTCTTCCAAAATACTATAAAAGAAGCTTTCGATTTGTTTTTGATTCCCGAGTAAATCTAAGAACGTTATCCCTCTCTCTTCAAGGTCAGAACTTTCAATTACCACACGAATCGTATTCTCGTTAATGTTTTCCATTTCCATGA
This genomic interval from Jeotgalibaca porci contains the following:
- a CDS encoding adaptor protein MecA, with the protein product MEMENINENTIRVVIESSDLEERGITFLDLLGNQKQIESFFYSILEEVDVENQFLETDAITFQVLPKGSGLELFISKGDADDMENFDEEGFDPAEHILDIMSQHTETMNENKTEPHLIENDLGILDMMVKFNDFEDFIEASKRFYLESGHTSLYHYEGAYYLSIEFFIDEMVDTNLDNQIAIILEFGEEANTTPEVLGEYGQLIMNQDALESARHYFK